A window of the Virgibacillus pantothenticus genome harbors these coding sequences:
- the rplE gene encoding 50S ribosomal protein L5: MNQLKKKYQDEVLPSLMNKFNYESVMQVPAIEKIVVNMGVGDAVQNSKALDNAVEELALISGQKPMITRAKKSIAGFRLREGMPIGAKVTLRGERMYEFLQKLIAVSLPRVRDFRGVSKKAFDGRGNYTLGVKEQLIFPEINYDKVSKIRGMDIVIVTTSNTDEEARELLAQLGMPFQK; encoded by the coding sequence ATGAATCAATTGAAGAAAAAATATCAAGATGAAGTACTACCATCTTTAATGAATAAATTTAACTATGAGTCTGTAATGCAAGTACCAGCTATTGAAAAAATTGTAGTTAACATGGGTGTTGGTGACGCAGTTCAGAACTCAAAAGCTTTGGATAATGCTGTCGAAGAGTTAGCGTTAATTTCTGGTCAAAAGCCAATGATTACTCGTGCAAAAAAATCGATCGCTGGATTTCGCCTTCGTGAAGGAATGCCGATTGGTGCTAAAGTAACCCTTCGCGGTGAGCGTATGTACGAATTTTTACAAAAGCTTATTGCTGTATCACTTCCGCGTGTGCGTGACTTCCGTGGTGTGTCAAAGAAAGCATTTGATGGTCGCGGTAACTACACATTAGGAGTTAAAGAACAGCTCATTTTCCCAGAAATTAATTATGATAAAGTAAGTAAAATTCGTGGTATGGATATTGTAATTGTTACAACGTCTAACACGGATGAAGAAGCTCGTGAACTTCTGGCTCAGTTAGGCATGCCTTTCCAAAAGTAA
- a CDS encoding type Z 30S ribosomal protein S14 has translation MAKKSMIAKQKRPQKYQVREYTRCERCGRPHSVIRKFKLCRICFRELAYKGQIPGVKKASW, from the coding sequence GTGGCTAAAAAATCAATGATTGCAAAACAAAAGCGTCCGCAAAAATACCAAGTACGTGAGTATACACGCTGTGAGCGCTGTGGGCGTCCGCATTCTGTAATCCGTAAATTTAAACTTTGCCGTATTTGTTTCCGCGAACTTGCCTATAAAGGTCAAATTCCTGGTGTCAAAAAAGCAAGCTGGTAA
- the rpsH gene encoding 30S ribosomal protein S8, whose product MVMTDPIADMLTRIRNANMVKHEKLELPASKMKKEIADILKREGFVTDYELVEDNKQGILRIFLKYGANEERVITGIKRISKPGLRVYAKANEVPRVLNGLGIAIVSTSKGVLSDKEARSQAVGGEVLAYVW is encoded by the coding sequence ATGGTTATGACAGATCCAATTGCAGATATGCTTACTCGTATTCGTAATGCTAACATGGTAAAACATGAGAAATTAGAACTTCCTGCATCAAAGATGAAAAAGGAGATCGCTGATATTCTTAAACGAGAAGGCTTCGTTACAGATTATGAGCTTGTCGAGGATAACAAACAAGGTATCCTTCGTATCTTCCTTAAATATGGAGCGAATGAAGAGCGAGTAATTACAGGTATTAAACGTATAAGCAAACCAGGACTACGTGTTTATGCTAAAGCTAATGAAGTACCTCGTGTACTTAATGGTTTAGGAATTGCTATCGTTTCAACTTCCAAAGGAGTGCTTTCGGACAAAGAAGCACGTTCCCAAGCTGTTGGTGGCGAAGTATTAGCATACGTCTGGTAA
- the rplF gene encoding 50S ribosomal protein L6 translates to MSRIGLKPIEIPQGVEVKFDGTVITVKGPKGELTRNLHQDIKVNMEGNVITLERPSDHKDHRALHGTTRSLINNMVEGVNKGFEKSLEIIGVGYRAQKQGNKVVINAGYSHPVEIDPIDGIEIDVPKNTQLIVKGIDKELVGAIASKIRAIRPPEPYKGKGIRYEGEYVRRKEGKTAK, encoded by the coding sequence ATGTCTCGTATAGGACTTAAACCAATCGAAATTCCCCAAGGTGTAGAAGTGAAGTTCGATGGTACTGTTATTACGGTTAAAGGACCAAAAGGTGAATTAACAAGAAATCTACATCAAGATATCAAAGTAAACATGGAAGGTAATGTGATCACACTAGAGCGCCCAAGCGATCACAAAGACCACCGCGCATTACACGGTACTACACGAAGCCTAATCAACAATATGGTTGAAGGAGTAAATAAAGGCTTTGAAAAGTCTCTTGAAATTATCGGTGTCGGTTACCGTGCGCAAAAACAGGGAAACAAAGTAGTCATCAATGCTGGTTACTCACACCCTGTAGAAATTGATCCAATCGACGGAATCGAAATTGACGTACCAAAAAACACACAGCTTATCGTTAAAGGTATTGATAAGGAGCTTGTGGGAGCAATTGCTTCTAAAATCAGAGCAATACGTCCACCAGAGCCTTATAAAGGTAAAGGAATTCGTTACGAAGGCGAATATGTACGTCGTAAAGAAGGTAAAACTGCCAAGTAA
- the rplR gene encoding 50S ribosomal protein L18: protein MITKPDKNMVRKRRHARVRKTVHGTEQRPRLNVYRSNKHIYVQLIDDENSKTVASASTKDSELNLTGATSNAEAAKQVGEMIAKRAQDKGYKSVVFDRGGYLYHGRVKALADAAREAGLEF, encoded by the coding sequence GTGATTACAAAACCAGATAAAAATATGGTACGTAAAAGAAGACACGCACGTGTGCGTAAAACTGTTCACGGTACTGAGCAGCGTCCTCGTCTAAACGTTTACCGTTCAAATAAACACATCTATGTACAGCTAATTGATGATGAAAATAGTAAAACAGTTGCAAGTGCTTCTACAAAGGATAGTGAACTAAACTTGACAGGAGCTACTAGTAATGCGGAAGCTGCAAAACAAGTTGGAGAAATGATAGCTAAACGTGCTCAGGATAAAGGTTACAAATCGGTTGTCTTTGACCGCGGAGGCTACCTTTATCATGGACGTGTGAAAGCTTTAGCAGATGCTGCGAGAGAAGCAGGTCTTGAATTTTAA
- the rpsE gene encoding 30S ribosomal protein S5, which produces MNKNIDPNKLDLEERVVAVNRVAKVVKGGRNFRFAALVVVGDKNGHVGFGTGKAQEVPEAIKKAVDDAKKNLITVPIVGTTIPHEIHGQFGSGNVLLKPAAEGTGVISGGPVRAILELAGVGDILTKSLGSNTPINMIRATINGLTNLKRAEDVAKLRGKSVEELLG; this is translated from the coding sequence ATGAATAAAAACATTGATCCGAACAAATTAGATCTTGAAGAGCGTGTTGTTGCGGTCAACCGTGTTGCAAAAGTTGTTAAAGGTGGACGTAATTTCCGCTTTGCAGCTCTAGTCGTTGTCGGAGACAAAAATGGTCATGTAGGTTTTGGTACAGGAAAAGCACAAGAGGTACCAGAAGCAATTAAAAAAGCAGTAGATGATGCGAAGAAAAATCTAATTACCGTACCTATCGTCGGAACCACTATTCCACATGAAATTCATGGTCAATTTGGTTCAGGTAATGTATTATTAAAACCAGCAGCAGAAGGTACAGGTGTTATCTCCGGTGGACCAGTACGTGCGATTTTAGAACTTGCTGGTGTAGGTGATATACTAACGAAATCATTAGGTTCAAACACGCCGATTAATATGATCCGTGCAACAATCAATGGTTTAACGAACTTAAAGCGCGCAGAAGATGTAGCAAAACTACGTGGAAAGTCTGTAGAAGAACTGTTAGGATAA
- the rpmD gene encoding 50S ribosomal protein L30, producing the protein MSKKLEITLTRSVIGGTEVQRKTVQALGLKKIRQSVVHEDTPAVRGMVNKVSHLLTVKEV; encoded by the coding sequence ATGTCTAAAAAACTAGAAATAACCCTCACGCGCAGTGTTATTGGTGGAACAGAAGTACAAAGAAAAACTGTTCAAGCATTAGGTTTAAAGAAAATTCGCCAATCGGTTGTTCATGAAGATACACCAGCTGTTCGCGGCATGGTCAACAAAGTATCTCATTTACTAACGGTTAAAGAGGTTTAA
- the rplO gene encoding 50S ribosomal protein L15 — protein sequence MKLHELKAAEGTRKNRNRVGRGMSSGNGKTSGRGHKGQKARSGGGTRPGFEGGQLPLFQRLPKRGFTNIHRKEFAIVNLDTLNRFEDGTEITPELLLEEGVVSKLKAGIKVLGNGSIEKKLTVKAHKFSASAKEAIEAAGGQIEVI from the coding sequence ATGAAACTTCATGAATTGAAGGCTGCAGAAGGTACACGTAAAAATCGTAATCGTGTAGGTCGTGGAATGTCATCTGGCAACGGGAAAACATCAGGACGTGGACATAAAGGACAAAAAGCACGCTCTGGTGGCGGAACTCGCCCAGGATTTGAAGGTGGTCAATTACCACTATTTCAACGCTTGCCGAAGCGTGGATTTACAAACATTCATCGCAAAGAGTTTGCTATCGTAAATCTTGACACATTAAATCGTTTTGAAGATGGCACAGAAATAACACCTGAGCTATTACTGGAAGAAGGCGTAGTTAGCAAGTTGAAAGCAGGTATTAAAGTACTTGGCAACGGCTCTATTGAGAAAAAACTAACAGTAAAAGCTCATAAGTTCTCTGCTTCAGCTAAAGAAGCAATCGAGGCAGCGGGCGGTCAAATAGAGGTGATTTAA
- the secY gene encoding preprotein translocase subunit SecY — translation MFRTISNFMRVGDIRRKIIFTLLMLVVFRLGTFIPVPFTDRQAIDFMNSQNVFGFLNTFGGGALQNFSIFAMGIMPYITASIIMQLLQMDVVPKFAEWKKQGDAGRKKLAQVTRYGTIVLAFIQAIAMSIGFNAMANGLLIADPGPMKFIVIAIVLTSGTAFLMWLGEQITANGVGNGISIIIFAGIVAAVPNGMQQLYSQYFINPGDELFINIVIVALIALVVIAVTVGVIFIQQALRKIPIQYAKKLVNRSPVGGQSTHLPLKVNGAGVIPVIFAVAFIMAPSTIATFFEGNDIAATIQRIFDYTKPIGMVIYVALIIAFTYFYTFVQVNPEQMAENLQKQGGYIPGIRPGKNTETYLTRVLYRLTFVGALFLAAVAVLPLALSGIANLPQSVQIGGTSLLIVVGVALQTMKQLESQLVKRHYKGFIK, via the coding sequence ATGTTCCGTACAATCTCCAATTTTATGCGCGTAGGTGATATAAGACGGAAAATAATTTTTACGCTATTGATGCTAGTTGTCTTCCGTCTAGGCACATTTATACCTGTGCCTTTTACTGATAGGCAGGCAATTGATTTTATGAACTCACAAAATGTGTTTGGCTTTTTAAATACATTTGGTGGGGGCGCATTGCAAAACTTCTCCATTTTTGCAATGGGTATCATGCCTTATATTACGGCATCCATTATTATGCAATTGCTGCAAATGGACGTTGTACCTAAATTTGCTGAGTGGAAAAAACAAGGCGATGCGGGAAGGAAAAAGCTTGCCCAAGTTACGCGTTATGGCACCATCGTACTTGCATTTATCCAGGCAATCGCTATGTCGATAGGATTTAATGCAATGGCTAATGGTTTGCTAATTGCAGATCCTGGTCCAATGAAATTTATTGTTATTGCCATTGTTTTAACAAGTGGAACAGCATTTTTAATGTGGCTAGGAGAACAAATTACGGCCAATGGAGTCGGTAATGGAATTTCGATTATCATTTTTGCAGGTATTGTAGCAGCAGTACCAAACGGCATGCAACAGCTTTACAGCCAGTATTTTATCAATCCTGGTGATGAGCTGTTTATCAATATTGTTATTGTTGCTTTAATTGCTTTGGTCGTTATTGCAGTAACTGTTGGAGTTATTTTTATTCAACAAGCGTTACGTAAAATACCGATTCAATATGCGAAAAAGCTGGTCAATCGTTCTCCAGTAGGCGGTCAATCGACACACTTACCTTTAAAAGTGAACGGTGCTGGTGTTATTCCAGTTATCTTCGCCGTTGCGTTTATCATGGCACCAAGCACAATTGCCACCTTTTTTGAAGGAAATGATATTGCTGCAACCATTCAGCGTATTTTTGATTATACAAAGCCAATAGGTATGGTTATCTATGTTGCGTTAATCATCGCGTTTACGTATTTTTATACCTTTGTTCAAGTAAATCCAGAACAAATGGCAGAGAACCTACAAAAGCAAGGTGGTTATATACCGGGAATTCGTCCTGGTAAAAACACAGAGACTTATTTAACAAGAGTATTGTACCGCTTAACATTTGTCGGTGCGTTATTCTTAGCAGCTGTAGCTGTATTGCCACTAGCTTTAAGCGGAATTGCTAATTTGCCGCAATCCGTACAAATTGGTGGAACGAGTTTACTGATTGTTGTTGGTGTAGCTCTGCAAACGATGAAGCAATTGGAAAGCCAATTGGTAAAGCGTCACTACAAAGGATTTATTAAGTAA
- a CDS encoding adenylate kinase, translating to MNLILMGLPGAGKGTQAEKINEKYNIPHISTGDMFRLAIKEGTDLGKKAKEYMDRGELVPDEVTNGIVKERLSKDDCKKGFLLDGFPRTIAQAAALQSLLQDINQSIDYVIHVDVPEEKLVERLTGRRICPTCGTTYHVVYNPPKEDGICDKDGSSLIQRDDDKPATVKKRLSVNIEQTKPLLDFYDEKGYLVTVNGDQDIDQVFQDIQTKIEK from the coding sequence TTGAATTTAATTTTAATGGGTCTGCCAGGTGCCGGAAAAGGTACACAGGCGGAAAAGATAAACGAAAAATATAATATCCCTCATATTTCAACAGGAGATATGTTCCGTTTAGCCATTAAAGAGGGAACAGACCTAGGTAAAAAAGCAAAAGAATACATGGACCGAGGAGAACTTGTTCCAGATGAAGTTACTAACGGTATTGTCAAAGAACGCTTGAGTAAGGATGATTGTAAAAAAGGGTTTCTATTAGATGGTTTCCCAAGGACGATTGCTCAAGCAGCAGCATTACAAAGTCTATTGCAGGATATCAATCAATCCATTGATTACGTCATTCATGTAGATGTACCGGAAGAAAAATTAGTGGAGCGTCTAACTGGTCGTAGAATTTGTCCAACATGCGGAACAACGTACCACGTAGTTTATAACCCGCCAAAAGAAGACGGGATCTGTGATAAAGATGGCTCAAGCTTAATCCAGCGAGATGATGATAAGCCAGCTACGGTGAAGAAACGCCTATCTGTAAATATAGAGCAAACGAAGCCGTTATTAGACTTTTATGATGAAAAAGGATATCTTGTAACGGTAAACGGTGATCAGGACATTGATCAAGTGTTCCAAGATATTCAAACTAAAATAGAAAAGTAA
- a CDS encoding KOW domain-containing RNA-binding protein — translation MNEDDSIPLIGQVVRIMQGREAGQYAVVIKSVDDKYVLLADGEKRKYDRPKKKNLHHIELMDYISPEVQNSLLETGRVTNGKLRFAIAKFVNEVVTDLKKGDQHDGERRCN, via the coding sequence TTGAACGAAGATGATTCGATTCCGCTGATAGGTCAAGTTGTTCGTATTATGCAAGGACGTGAAGCGGGTCAATACGCAGTCGTTATTAAATCTGTCGATGATAAGTATGTCTTGCTTGCAGATGGGGAAAAACGTAAATATGATCGACCAAAGAAAAAGAATCTTCATCATATCGAGTTAATGGATTATATTTCTCCAGAAGTCCAAAACAGCCTTCTAGAAACTGGTCGTGTCACAAATGGTAAATTGCGATTTGCCATAGCAAAATTTGTCAATGAAGTTGTGACTGATTTGAAGAAGGGAGATCAACACGATGGCGAAAGACGATGTAATTGA
- the infA gene encoding translation initiation factor IF-1 — protein MAKDDVIEVEGTVTETLPNAMFNVELENGHTVLAHVSGKIRMHFIRILPGDKVTVELSPYDLTRGRITYRYK, from the coding sequence ATGGCGAAAGACGATGTAATTGAAGTGGAAGGAACCGTAACTGAAACATTGCCAAATGCAATGTTTAATGTGGAGTTGGAAAATGGTCATACTGTATTAGCCCACGTATCCGGGAAAATTCGTATGCACTTTATTCGCATTCTTCCAGGCGATAAAGTAACGGTGGAACTTTCTCCGTATGATTTAACAAGAGGACGAATTACGTACCGTTATAAATAA
- the rpmJ gene encoding 50S ribosomal protein L36, whose protein sequence is MKVRASVKPICEKCKVIKRNGKVMVICENPKHKQKQG, encoded by the coding sequence ATGAAAGTAAGAGCATCTGTAAAACCCATTTGTGAAAAATGTAAAGTCATTAAACGAAATGGCAAAGTAATGGTAATTTGTGAAAATCCAAAGCATAAGCAAAAACAAGGATAA
- the rpsM gene encoding 30S ribosomal protein S13 encodes MARIAGIDVPRDKRVVISLTYIYGIGKTTAQKILKEAGVSEDTRVRDLTEDELGRIRKATDEYTIEGDLRREVSLNIKRLIEIGSYRGIRHRRGLPVRGQKTKNNSRTRKGPRRAIAGKKK; translated from the coding sequence ATGGCACGTATTGCAGGTATTGATGTCCCACGTGATAAACGCGTAGTCATTTCCTTAACGTACATTTACGGAATTGGAAAAACTACTGCCCAAAAAATCCTTAAAGAAGCAGGCGTTTCTGAAGACACTCGTGTACGCGACCTAACAGAGGACGAATTAGGAAGAATTCGTAAAGCTACAGATGAGTATACAATTGAAGGGGATCTTCGCCGTGAAGTGTCTCTAAATATCAAACGTTTAATTGAAATCGGCTCATATCGCGGGATCCGTCATCGCCGTGGACTTCCGGTTCGTGGACAAAAAACAAAAAACAATTCACGTACTCGTAAAGGACCACGTCGCGCGATTGCTGGGAAGAAAAAATAA
- the rpsK gene encoding 30S ribosomal protein S11 yields the protein MAQKSTARKRRVKKNIESGVAHIRSTFNNTIVTITDTQGNAVGWSSAGALGFKGSKKSTPFAAQMAAETAAKSAIDNGMKTLEVTVKGPGAGREAAIRSLQAAGLEVTAIRDVTPVPHNGCRPPKRRRV from the coding sequence ATGGCACAAAAATCAACCGCACGTAAACGTCGTGTGAAAAAAAATATTGAGTCAGGTGTAGCACATATCCGTTCTACGTTCAACAATACGATTGTTACAATTACCGATACCCAAGGTAATGCTGTTGGATGGAGCTCAGCTGGCGCATTAGGCTTTAAGGGTTCAAAGAAATCTACACCATTTGCTGCTCAAATGGCAGCTGAAACTGCTGCTAAATCAGCAATTGACAATGGTATGAAAACTCTTGAAGTAACGGTTAAAGGACCAGGAGCTGGACGTGAAGCAGCTATTCGTTCCCTTCAGGCAGCTGGTTTGGAAGTTACAGCTATTCGTGATGTAACACCAGTACCTCATAACGGTTGTCGCCCACCAAAACGTCGTCGTGTATAA
- a CDS encoding DNA-directed RNA polymerase subunit alpha has protein sequence MIEIEKPKIETVEISDDATFGKFVVEPLERGYGTTLGNSLRRILLSSLPGAAVTSVQIDGALHEFSTIDGVVEDVTTIILNLKKLALKIYSDEEKTLEIDVQGEGKVTAADLTYDSDVEVLNPDLLIATLNSKGSLHMKITAERGRGYRPAEANKRDDQPIGIIPVDSIFTPVSRVTYQVENTRVGQVANFDKLTLDVHTDGSIRPEEAVSLGAKVFTEHLNIFVGLTDEAKNAEIMVEKEEDQKEKVMEMTIEELDLSVRSYNCLKRAGINTVQELANKSEEDMMKVRNLGRKSLEEVKVKLSDLGLGLRDDD, from the coding sequence ATGATCGAAATTGAAAAACCAAAAATTGAGACGGTAGAAATCAGCGATGATGCTACATTTGGAAAATTCGTAGTCGAACCGCTTGAACGTGGATATGGTACCACTCTAGGAAACTCCTTGCGTCGTATCCTACTATCCTCACTTCCAGGTGCTGCTGTGACATCAGTTCAAATTGATGGAGCGCTACATGAATTTTCAACGATTGATGGTGTTGTTGAAGATGTGACAACAATTATTTTGAATCTGAAAAAACTAGCGCTAAAAATCTACTCTGATGAAGAGAAAACATTAGAGATTGATGTGCAGGGAGAAGGAAAAGTTACGGCTGCAGATCTAACATATGATAGTGATGTAGAAGTCTTAAATCCAGATTTGCTAATTGCTACGTTAAATAGCAAAGGTAGCTTGCATATGAAGATTACAGCAGAACGTGGACGCGGGTACCGCCCTGCTGAAGCAAATAAACGTGATGATCAGCCAATCGGGATAATTCCAGTTGATTCCATCTTCACTCCAGTATCAAGAGTAACCTACCAAGTAGAGAATACACGCGTCGGTCAAGTGGCTAACTTCGATAAATTGACACTTGATGTGCATACAGACGGCAGTATTCGACCTGAAGAAGCTGTTTCCTTAGGAGCAAAAGTCTTTACGGAACATCTTAATATTTTTGTAGGGTTAACAGATGAAGCGAAAAACGCTGAAATTATGGTTGAGAAAGAAGAAGACCAAAAAGAGAAAGTGATGGAAATGACGATTGAAGAACTTGATCTTTCTGTCAGATCCTATAACTGTCTAAAGCGTGCTGGAATTAACACCGTACAAGAACTAGCAAATAAATCTGAAGAAGACATGATGAAAGTACGTAACCTTGGACGTAAATCGTTAGAAGAAGTAAAAGTGAAGCTAAGTGATTTAGGTCTTGGTTTGCGAGACGATGACTAA
- the rplQ gene encoding 50S ribosomal protein L17 — protein MARKLGRTTDQRMALLRNLASDLIIHERIETTEAKAKELKSVVDKMITLGKRGDLHARRQAASFLYNQEANENENVIQKLFNDVAPRYEDRQGGYTRVLKLGARQGDGAKMAIIELV, from the coding sequence ATGGCTAGAAAATTAGGTCGTACAACGGATCAACGTATGGCGTTGCTTCGTAACCTTGCTTCTGATTTAATTATTCATGAGCGGATTGAAACAACAGAAGCAAAAGCGAAAGAACTAAAATCCGTTGTTGATAAAATGATTACATTAGGCAAACGTGGGGACCTTCACGCACGCCGTCAAGCAGCATCATTCTTATACAATCAGGAAGCAAATGAAAACGAAAATGTCATTCAAAAGCTTTTCAATGATGTAGCTCCGCGTTACGAAGACCGCCAAGGTGGATACACACGTGTTCTTAAATTGGGCGCTCGTCAAGGTGATGGTGCGAAAATGGCAATTATTGAACTAGTTTAA
- a CDS encoding energy-coupling factor ABC transporter ATP-binding protein — MSNPKLIEFRNVSFRYGDEQPWVLKNCSFEIYEQEWVAIIGHNGSGKSTIAKLMNGLLFPQEGEIYVAGKKVQEETIWDIRKDVGMVFQNPDNQFVGTTVQDDVAFGMENRGFPREEMLARLDDVLQAVRMEDYRLTEPHRLSGGQKQRVAIASVLAVSPKVLILDEATAMLDPRGRKDIMRTIVNLRANKDVTLLTITHDLQEIVQADRVIVMNEGQVWEESSPRALFSKQDALRGIGLDVPFIASLAKALKQYDIPVTKEPLNHEELLEDLWILHSKT; from the coding sequence ATGAGCAATCCCAAATTGATTGAGTTTAGAAATGTATCATTTCGATATGGAGACGAGCAGCCATGGGTACTGAAAAACTGTAGCTTTGAAATCTATGAGCAAGAATGGGTAGCAATTATTGGTCATAATGGATCGGGGAAGTCAACAATTGCGAAGTTAATGAATGGTCTGTTGTTCCCACAAGAAGGGGAAATTTATGTTGCCGGAAAAAAAGTACAGGAAGAAACAATATGGGATATCCGCAAAGATGTCGGGATGGTATTTCAAAATCCAGATAACCAATTTGTTGGAACAACGGTACAAGATGATGTTGCATTTGGAATGGAAAATAGGGGGTTCCCCAGAGAAGAAATGCTGGCACGCTTAGATGATGTTCTTCAAGCAGTCCGCATGGAAGATTACCGGTTAACCGAACCGCATCGTTTGTCTGGTGGACAAAAGCAGCGTGTAGCAATTGCAAGTGTATTGGCTGTATCTCCCAAAGTACTTATTTTAGATGAAGCAACTGCGATGCTGGATCCGCGAGGTAGAAAAGATATTATGAGAACTATCGTCAATTTGCGGGCAAACAAGGACGTAACATTACTGACGATTACCCACGATCTACAAGAAATTGTCCAAGCAGATCGAGTGATCGTTATGAATGAAGGTCAGGTTTGGGAGGAGTCTAGTCCAAGAGCTCTTTTTTCCAAACAAGATGCTTTGCGTGGAATTGGTTTAGATGTTCCATTTATTGCCTCTTTAGCAAAAGCTTTAAAGCAGTATGATATCCCCGTCACAAAAGAACCGTTAAATCATGAAGAACTGTTGGAGGACCTATGGATATTACATTCGAAAACGTAA
- a CDS encoding energy-coupling factor ABC transporter ATP-binding protein → MDITFENVSYIYQQHSPFAHKAVDQLSFHVPSGTFLAIVGHTGSGKSTLIQHLNGLVQPTAGKVKIGDFQLTADKKPKDMKQLRSNVGVVFQYPEHQLFEETVAKDISFGPKNFGVGDSEIQRRVTEALQAVGLTEDYLERSPFDLSGGQMRRVAIAGVLATKPNVLVLDEPTAGLDPRGQKEMMNMFYERHRAEQLTTVLVTHSMEDAVTYADHVLILNKGRKYMEGKPEEVFIQKEALQKVQLDVPEVVAFLDRWNEKFNTDLPFTRQSELELAAAIAAVIKGGKNHE, encoded by the coding sequence ATGGATATTACATTCGAAAACGTAAGCTATATCTATCAACAGCATTCACCATTTGCTCATAAAGCCGTTGACCAGTTAAGTTTTCATGTCCCTTCAGGAACGTTTTTGGCCATTGTTGGTCATACTGGATCAGGAAAATCAACATTAATTCAGCATTTAAATGGTCTAGTGCAGCCGACTGCAGGGAAAGTGAAGATAGGAGATTTTCAGTTAACGGCCGATAAAAAACCTAAGGATATGAAACAATTAAGAAGCAATGTTGGGGTCGTATTTCAATATCCGGAGCATCAACTATTTGAAGAAACAGTGGCTAAGGATATTAGCTTCGGACCGAAAAATTTTGGTGTTGGGGATAGCGAAATACAACGCCGGGTAACAGAAGCATTACAAGCGGTTGGATTAACAGAGGATTATTTGGAACGATCCCCGTTTGACTTAAGCGGTGGACAAATGCGCCGGGTTGCTATCGCAGGTGTATTGGCTACAAAACCAAACGTGCTTGTGTTGGACGAGCCTACCGCTGGTCTTGACCCCAGAGGGCAAAAAGAAATGATGAACATGTTCTACGAACGGCATCGAGCTGAGCAACTGACTACCGTCCTCGTTACTCATAGTATGGAGGATGCGGTCACGTATGCGGATCATGTCCTCATTCTAAATAAAGGCAGAAAATATATGGAAGGCAAGCCGGAAGAAGTGTTCATACAAAAAGAAGCATTGCAGAAAGTCCAACTCGATGTGCCGGAAGTAGTGGCCTTTCTAGATCGCTGGAATGAAAAATTTAACACCGACCTTCCTTTTACACGGCAGTCTGAACTTGAATTAGCAGCAGCAATTGCAGCGGTGATTAAAGGGGGAAAAAACCATGAATAA